The Agrobacterium vitis sequence TGGCGCTCGCGGGGCCGGGCTATTTTGGCTACGGCGACAGCGCAAAGCCACTCTCTGCATGATTTTTTAAAATACAGCGAACTGTCAAAAAAAGGGGAATGAGATGAACGCAACACAGATTTTTAAGCACCTTGCGGTGGTTTTGGCGATGGGAACCGCCATTGTCGCGCCACAAGTGGCCGTGGCAAAAACCTCCACCGTGATGAATGTAACGCAGGTGTTTGGCACCATCGATCCGGCCAAGATCACCGATTACACTCAATATCTCGCCGCCGTGAACCTTTACGATGGCCTGACCACCGTGGACAGCACCGGCAAGATCATCCCCGAGCTGGCCGAAAGCTGGGATGTGTCCAGCGATAACCTGACCTACACCTTCCATCTGCGCAAGGACGCAAGTTTTCAGGATGGCTCACCGGTTGAGGCCAAGGATGTCGTCTATACTGTCCAGCGCCTGCTGGCGATCAACAAGGGGCCGGCCTATCTGTTTGCGTCGCTGATCAACCCCGACAATGTGAAGGCGGTGGATGCCCACACCGTCTCCATCACGCTGAACAAGGTCTATGCGCCGTTCCTGACCACCACCCCGCTGCTGCTTGTCATCAACGAGGATGCCGTCAAAGCGGCATCCAAGCAGCCTTGGGGCGAGGATGTTGTCGGCGAAAAATCCATGGGCGCAGGCGCTTATGTCCTGTCCAGCTGGCAGCGCGGCTCGGAAATGGTCATCAGCCGTTATGAGAAATATTACGCGGGCTGGCCAACAAACCCGATTGATGAAGTGCGCTTCGTGCAGACCAATGATGAGGCAACCGTCAAGGCGCTGGCCACATCAGGCCTATTGGGAATCTCTTCCACAACGCAGGCCAATGAAACGTATGACGCGCTGGCCAAAACCGACGGCTATGTGGTGCAGACCACGCCGACAGCGACAGGTTTTTATCTGAAGCTCAACACCAAGGCCGCGCCGACAGACGATGTGCATGTGCGCCGCGCCTTGCAATATGCCACCGATTACAAGACGATCCAGACCCAGATTATGACCGGTGACACGCTGGCCGGGCCAATGGCACCGGTGTTTAAGGAAGCCTATCTTGACAATCTGAAAGCACCCGAATTCGACCTTGAAAAGGCCAAGGCCGAGCTTGCTCAGTCCAAATATGCTGGCAAACCCATCAAGCTGACGATGACCTATGTCGCGGGCCTGTCGTTTGAGGAGGATATTGCGCTTCTGATGCAGTCCAATTTACAGCAGATCGGTGTGGATGTGGACATCAAGCCCGAACCCTGGAACCGCATCACCGAATTGGCCGCCAAGCCGGAGACCACGCCTTCGGCAACGCAAGTGTTCTATGGCCCAACCTATCCTTCGCCGGACAGCGTATTCTACGTGCAATATCACTCCAAATCGGCGGGAACATGGGCCTCGATGGAATGGTTGCAGGATGCCGAGGTCGATAAATTGATCGATGATGCCCGCTCCACCACCGATAGTGCCAAGCAGAATGCGCTTTACAAACAGATCCAGCAGGTCATTTCCGACAAGGCGCCAGATGTGAATTTGCTAACGAAAGTGCAGCGTGTCGCCTTTAGCAAATGCATCTCCGGCTACAAATTTGTGCCGATGCAAAGCTGGGATTACAATTTCCACAATCTGACATGGACCTGCCCGGCCAAGTAATCCGGGGTCTGTTTGCGACTATTTCAACTCTGGAAAATCTGGCTGTTCTGCCAAAAGATTTTCCAGGGTTGGTGTTTTTATCTCAACCTCACAATCGACCGGTGACCTGATCAATCAGCCCCATCTGGTGGCGTTGCCGTCTTCAATGCCTTGAACAGAAAGCGCGTTTCCAACAGATTGACGATACGCAAAACCGTTTCCACCGTATCGATCGGTTTGACGAGGAAATCCTTTGCGCCCAGCGACAGGGCGCGGCGGCGTGTTTCTGTTGTCACATCGGCTGTCAGCACGAGGATGGGGACAAAATCATCCGGTCCGATCAGCCGTGTGAACCTGTCGAGCAAGGCAAAACCATCCAGATGCGGCATCAGAAGATCGAGCAGGATAATATCGGCTTTATGCTTTGTAAAAAGAGCGGTGGCCTCGCGCGGGTCCGTGGTCGATGCAATCCTGTCGAAACGCTCGCGCCGCAAAAGCCTTTCCAATAGGGCAATATTGGCGGGTTCGTCATCAATGATCAGTATCTGCGCCTCTGAGGCGAGGTCGAAGGGAAATTTCACGTCAGAGCCTCATCCAGGGTTTTCATCAAGCGGCGCACGTCCAGCGGTTTGGTCAGGTACTGTGTCGCGCCTTTTTCCATCGCCAGCATGCGTGTTTTTTCCGTGGCATCGGCGCTTATCACAACGACCGGGGTGGTTTGCGTCCGAGGATCGGCGCGCAAGGCGGCAAGCACCGATAGTCCATTCATGTCGGGCAGATCAACATCCAGCAAAATAAGGTCGGGGTGGTGCTCGAAGGCAAGCGTCAACCCAAGGCCGCCCAACATGGCCGGAATGATCCTGGTTTTTAAACGGCGGCGCACGAGGTTCTCAATCAGGTTGAGATTGACAAGGTTGTCCTCAATGCAAAGGACCGTGGCTTTGCCGGTCGATCCGCTTGGGGCTGCCCGTTTCTCATCTGTTTTAACGCTCTCTGTGAAGGCGTCAGGGGCTTGCGACACGGGAATATGGATGGAGAATACCGAGCCGGTCGCGCCACTCTCGGTCAAGAAAAGATCGCCATCCATGGCCCGCATCAGATTGAGCGACAGAGCAAGGCCAAGGCCTGTGCCGGTCGTGGCGTTTCGGTCGGTGCCAAGCCGCTCGAACGGCTTGAACAGCCGGTCTCTATCCACATCAGCAATTCCGCAGCCCGTGTCGGTGATATCGACTGCGATGATGTTTTCTGCCAAGCAATGAGCGGACAACCGGATATCACCACCATCCCTGTTGAATTTCACCGCATTTGAAAGCAGGTTCAGCAGCACCTGCAAAAACCGGCGACGATCAACCGCAACAATGGCTTGGCCCGCTGCCTCCATCTCGACGCTGATCGTCAATTGCTTCGGTTCGGCCAAGGGAGCCGCCAGGGCAATGGCTTCAGTTACGATATCGTCCAATCCGACCGGCTCGATCAACAGTTCCATGCGGCCCGCTTCGATCCGGGCAATATCGAGAACTTCATCGATCAGGCTGAGCAGATGCCGCCCGGCTCTGAGGATTTGCGCCAGACTTTCGCGCATCTCCCGATCTTCGATGTCCATGTCGAGGATCTGCGCAAAGCCCAGAACGGAATTTAGGGGCGTGCGCAATTCATGGCTCATGCGCGAGAGAAACTCGCTCTTGGCCTGGCTGGCCCGTTCGGCGTCGCGCCGTGCTGTCAGCAGGGCTTCTTCGGTTCGTTTGCGATCCGTCACGTCGCGGGTAATCTTGGAAAAGCCCCGCAATTGTCCTTGTTTATCGCGCAGGGCTGTCATCACCACATTGGCCCAGAAGCGGCGGCCATCCTTGCGCAGCCGCCATCCCTCGTCTTCGACACGGCCAAAAGCGGCGGCCTGCGCCATTTCCTGAAGTGGCAGTGTTTCTCGATGCTCGAGAGGATAGAAGCGAGAAAAGTGCTGGCCGATGATGTCGTCGGCGCGGTACCCCTTGATACGCTCTGCACCCGCATTCCAGCTCACCACATTGCCGTCGGTATCCAGCCCAAAAATACCGTAGTCGTGGACACCATCGACAAGCAGTCGGAAGCGTTCCTCGCTTTCCCGCAAGGCCTCCTCGCGCGCTGTCAGCAGGCGACTTGCTTCTTCGAGCGCGCTCGACAATTCACCGATTTCGTCTGTTGCATGTTCTGACAGCCTCAGGCTTTGGCCCTGGGCGAGGCGGCTGGCGGCCAGTTTCAGCCGGTCGACCCGCCGAACGATACCTTTCGACATTAGGACGATGGCGCCGATGCATCCGATAACGCCAGCGATGGCGCCCGACAGGGTAATTCTTTGCGACAGCGCCCGGATTTCATCGGCCTTGGCCGTTCGTTGCGCCAGAAGCGCGTCCTCCCTCAGCCGCATCTCGGCGATCTGCAGGCGCAGCTCGTCCAGGAAGGCCTTGTTGGCAATCAATGTCTGCCGCAAAGCTTCCGGAATCTGGTTATTCGAAACCGAACCTTGCATCAGCGAGGCAAGGCCCTTCAGCTTTTTATCGACCAGTGGTTCCATCCGGTTTAGCCGCTCAAGCTGTTCCGCATCGATGATCAGTGGCCGATCGCGGCAAACACCGCCGGTAACTCCGTCACGGCTTTGTTGTAGGGGGCGAGGAACGTTTCGTCGCGGGTGAGAAGATATCCCCGCACACCGGAGGCTCCTTCGGCCAGCAAAGCGTGTAGCTCCAGAATATTCTGCTGAATGGCGAAGGTGACGCGCACGTAATTTTCGGCCTTTCGGCTTTCACGATCAGCGAGGAAGACCGAGCCGAGGGCAATGAGAAGACAGGCCAGGGGCAGGGCAATCACGATCAGGCCTTTGACGGCCAAAGGCTGGTTGAGAAAGCGAAAGCGACTGTGGGCGGACACCATGGTCTTTGCCGGGATATCCGTCATCATGCCTCTCCCGCAACCAATCCGGCCTGCGCTGCCAGCACGGCGGCCTGGGTTCGATCGCCCACCCGCAATTTCGCAATGATGCGCTCGACATGAACCTTGACCGTGCCCGGAGCGATGGACAGTCTGCGGGCGATTTCCTTGTTGGTCGCGCCCCGTGCCACTTCCTGCAAAATTTCCCGCTCACGGGTGGTCAGCTGTGAAATGGCATCCTCGGCTGGCGATGTGCGCGAGACGCGGGTCAGCATCCGCCGCACCAATCCAGTATCGAAAAATTCCTGGCCGTCGAGAACAGCCCGGATCATCCGCAGCAAAGTGTCACGCCGCACATCTTTCAGCGCGTAGCCACTGGCTCCGGCCTTAACGGCTGCTTCCAGATAGTCGAGGCTGTCATGCATCGTCAGCATCATGATCCGTGTCGAGGGAGATACGCGGCGGATTTCTGTCGCCGCCGCCAACCCGTCCATCGGTGTCATCCTGATATCGAGCAGGGCGATATCAGGCAAAAACTGTGCGGCAAGCGCGATTGCTTCCAGCCCATCTCGCGCTTCGGCCACGACCTCCAGGTCTGGCGCACCCGACAGGACCGAAATAATGCCGGATCGGGCCAGATCATGGTCGTCGGCAATCAGAATACGCGCTTTGGTCATCGGCTCTGGTCTTTTTCGGTCAGAGGAACGCGGGCGATCAGCCGCGTGCCTTGATTTGGGGCGCTGATGATATCCAGCGTGCCGTTGACAAGCGACAGCCTCTCTTGCATCGCCGACAGACCGATCCCGAAGCCACGGACGGGTTTGGTTTCGCCTTGCCCTGCGGAAAGGGGAAAACCGCAACCATCGTCGCTCGCCTCAAGGACGACATGCCCGGCATCAATCCGCAATTGCACATGCAGATTTTGGCAGCCCGCATGTTTGCGGGCATTGGTGATCGCTTCCTGCGCCACACGATAAAGGACGATCTCAATGGCTTGAGGCAGACGGCCATCCGGCAACCGGTTGTCCAGCCGACAGGCAATCTCATCGACGGTGTCCAGCTTTGCACTGATGGCGGCTGGCAAGCCAAGGTCATCGAGCTCGGCGGGCCGCAAGTCGGCAATCGCATGGCGGATATCCTGGATCGCCATGCGGGCAATCTCGCTGCATTGATCGACCTTTCTTGCGAGTGCTGTTGTCAAGCCCGGATCTGCTTCCAATGCCTGCAAGTGATGCAGCAGACTGACAAGGGTCTGGGCCACGCCATCATGAAGGTCATAGGCAATATGGCTGCGCTCTCGTTCCTGTGTGGAGAGAATGGCGGCCACCAATTGCGCGAGCTGCTTTTCTCGCTCGGCAAGCGTCAGGAGCAGGGCTTCCCGCTCCTGTTCTCGGTCATCGGCAAAAACGGCTGCGGCAAGAAGGTCGGCGACGATCTGAAGACTGGTTTTATCTTCTTCACCCATCCTTGCGATCGATCGATCCTCGAAGGTGATGACCGTTCTGCCATCCTTGCTTGCCATGGCGTTATCGGCAATCGTCTGGTGTTGCTCTGTTGGTGGGCGCAAATGAATTGTCGCGCCGCCGCAAAAGCTGGAGATTAATCCGGTGATATCAGTGATCGCGCGCGATAGCGGATAGTGATCAAGGCTGGCGCGTGTTTCCACAATGAGACGTAACCGGCTGGCCCTGGCTTCCGCCTCCCGGTAAAGTTTGCGCAACTCCTGAATGGGAGAGGCAAGGTGTTCCGGGTCCGTCGCCGTCATCATTCGTCATCATGCTCCTGTATCAAGGTGCGTTCAGCTATCCGAGGGGAGAGATAAGAAATCATGGGGCCATTTTACATAGGCCATTCGGCATATCCTTTCGACACCATGCGGCAGACGTAACAGCCCGTCTTGATGGCCACTTTTCTAAGCAACCGACCGGCGTTTGGCTTGGCTCGGGCTTGATAAAGGAGCACTTTCATGCAGAAAATTCTTTTGGCACTCGGTGTAACCGCCGGTCTTTCGGTATCGTCTTTTACCGCACCCGCGATGGCACAGGAATGCGCGCCGATGACAGAGGGACAGGTGGAAAAGCTGTTTGACCGTTGGAACGCATCCCTTGCGACGCTCGATCCGGAGAAAGTCGTCGAAAATTATGAGGGCAATGCGGTTTTGCTGGCGACCCTGTCAAACCAGCCGCGGCTGACGCAGGACGAGCGTCGCGCGTATTTTGTCGATTTTCTGAAAAAGAAGCCGCAGGGCGTGGTCAATAACCGGACGATCAAGCTGGGCTGCAACACGGCCATTGATACCGGCGTCTACACGTTCACCCTGGGGGATGGCACGAAGGTTCCGGCGCGTTATACCTTCACCTATGACTATGATGGTGGGAAATGGCTGATTTCCTCCCATCACTCTTCGGCAATGCCGGAACGCACGTCGTAAAGGAAAGCTATGAACATGTCGCCGCGCTCGGATGCGCGGCGACATGCAATGACATCCGTTTATGCTGCGGTTCTGGAACCGAGCGCGCCATAATAGGCGATATAGACGTAGCAGAAGATCGGCATCAGGAAGGCGAGGTGGATGCCGACCGTATCGGCAAGCCCACCCTGTACCAGTGGCAACAACGCGCCGCCGACAATGGCGAGGCAAAGAATGCCGGAACCCTGGCTGGTATGGCGACCGAGGCCCTTCAGCGCCAGGCTGAAAATGGTCGGGAACATGATCGAGTTGAAGAAGCCGATCGACAACACGCACCACATGGCGACATGGCCTGTTGTCAGCACGGTGACCAGCAGCAAAATACCGGCTGCGACCGCATTGAAGGCCAGAACCTTGCCGTCATCCATGTAGCGCATCACGGCAGAACCGATGAAACGCCCGATCATGGCACCGCCCCAGAAATAGGAGACGTAATGCGCAGCGGTCTGTTCCGGCAGGCCAGCAATGCTGGGCTCGGCCATGAAGTTCACCAGGAAACTGCCAATGCTGACTTCTGCGCCGACATAGAGAAAAATCCCGACCGCGCCGAGAACCAGATGGCGATAGCCCCAGGCGGAGCCGGAAATGTCGCTGGACTTGGCGTCTTCTTCGGCCTCGACAGCCGGCAGTTTCAGCGCTGCGAAAATGGCAGCGAGAACAAGGAAGGCGGCAGCCAGCATCAGATAAGGAAACTTGACCGCTGCGGCTTCCGCCATGCGCAGGGCGTCCATCTGCTCCGGTGTGGCATTTTCAACGGCAGCCGTTGCCGAAGACAGGATGAGGAAGGCGCCGAAAATCGGCGCGACGGTGGTGCCCAAGGAATTGAAAGCCTGGGTCAGCGTAAGACGGCTGGAAGCCGTTTCAGGGGCGCCCAGCACGGTAACATAGGGGTTTGCCGCAACCTGGAGAATGGTGACACCTGCCGCCAGCACGAACAGCGCGCCGAGAAACAGGCCATAGACCCGCATGCTTGCAGCGGGGATGAACAGGGCGCAGCCGATGGCAGCAACCAGAAGCCCCGTGACGATGCCCCATTTATAGCTGATGCGCTTGACCAGAGCCCCTGCGGGCAGAGACACGATGAAATAAGTGCCGAAGAAGCACAGCTGGATCAACATGGTCTGCGTGTAATTCAGCTGAAATACGTTTTTCAGATGTGGGATAAGAATATCGTTGAGGCAGGTGATGAAGCCCCAGAGGAAGAAAAGAGAGGTCAGCGCAATCAGCGGACCGGTGTAGGAGCGGCTGGCTCCTGCGCGCGCGGTTTGTGACGCGCCTGTTTGAATTCCTGCCATTTTCGGTTCTTTTTTCTTGATGCGGCGCAGCGGGAACACTGCGGCATGGATTAACGATCTGGCGGAGCGATGGCCGTGGCTGCGGCTCGAATACGCAAGTGCCGGCCCGCAACGCGGAGGAGAGCGTGATTGTTCCGCAAAAATGCCTGGCCGTGATTTCGGCGTGCTGGCTGCGGGCAACCGCGACTGACAACTGTCCGCTTGGGAGGACGGCCAGTTGTAAGCCCTGTTGGCTTATCGCTCCTGATAGGGCACCGCAAGAAGATGCAGGGTGTAATCCCGTGCAATTTGAGGGACCGAGCCTTTCGGCCCGGTTTTCTCTATGTGTTTGAGATATTGGTAATTTATACAAGGCGAAGATGTGTAAACATCCTCCAGCATCGTGCGGTTTCTAGGTTGCCGCACGATGCTGATGCCTTGTGATGCATGATTCAGGCGCTTGCCGGATAGACTTTCCAGCGTTTGGGCCGGAAGGATATCCCGGTTCGGGTGGCGGCGGGATGATCGACGGGAACGTCGATTTCCGCCAGATGCCGTGCGCCGCCAAGCTCCAGTTCCAGACGACGGGTTCCCGACAGCCTTCGGCTGCTGATCACCGTTCCGGCAAAGCAACCGCCACAGCCATCGACAATCTCGACTTCCTGCGGCCGGAAGAACAGGGTCGCATTGCCGTTGCCCTCGGATTTCAGCCCGGTTGGCCGGTCATCAAGCCAGATCTGGCCGGATTCGATGCGCACCGGCAGCGCCGAGGATTCACCAATGAAGCGGTGAACGAAGGGGGCCGCCGGATTGTCATAGACGTCATCAGCGGTGCCGACCTGCTCGATGCGGCCCTGGCTCATCACCACCACCCGGTCGGCAAGCTCCAGGGCTTCTTCCTGGTCGTGGGTGACGAACACGGTGGTATGGCCGGTGCGATCATGAATTTCCCGCAGCCAGCGCCGCAAATCCTTGCGGACCTGGGCATCGAGGGCGCCAAAGGGCTCGTCCAGCAGCAGCACCTTGGGCTCGATTGCCATGGCGCGGGCCAGCGCGACGCGCTGGCGCTGGCCACCGGAGAGCTGGGCGGGGTAGCGCTTTTCAAGGCCCGATAGCTGAACAAAATCAAGCAGCTCCAAGGCCCTCTTGCGGATTTCTGCCTTGGGCGGACGCGACGACTTTGGCCGAACGGTGAGGCCGAAGCCGACATTTTCCAGCACCGTCATATGCTTGAACAGCGCATAGTGCTGGAACACGAAGCCGACTTGCCGCTCCTGCACCGTCTTGCGCGACGCATCGTCGTCGCCGAAGAAAATCTGCCCGGCGCTTGGCCGCTCAAGCCCGGCGATCAGCCGCAGCAAGGTGGTTTTTCCCGAACCGGAGGGGCCGACAAGCGCGATCAGCTCGCCGGAGCGGATGTCCAGCGACAGTTCGTGGAGGGCGGCGGTCGCGTTGAAGTCCTTGCGGATATTGCGAATATTCAGTTCCATGAGCGAATTCCCGATCAATGCCCACGGGCAGCCGACAATTGGTCGGCATAGCGCAGTTCAATGGTTGTCTTGAGAACGAGGGTGACCAATGCCAGCCCAGCCAGCAGTGAAGCGACCGCGAAGGCAGCGGCGAAGTTATATTCGTTATAGAGAATTTCGATATGCAGCGGCATGGTGTTGGTCACACCCCGGATATGGCCTGAAACCACCGAGACCGCGCCGAATTCTCCCATGGCCCGGGCGTTGCACAGCAGCACGCCGTAGAGCAATCCCCAGCGGATATTCGGCAGGGTGACCCGCCAGAAGGTTTGCCAGCCGCTGGCACCGAGGCTGATTGCGGCCTCTTCATCGCCAGTGCCCTGCTCCTGCATGACCGGGATCAGTTCGCGCGCCACGAAAGGGAAAGTGACGAAAATCGTTGCCAGCACGATGCCCGGCACGGCAAACAGGATCTCGACGCCATGCGTGCGCAGCCATGGGCCAAGCAGGCTGTTGGAGCCGAACAGCAGCACATAGACCAGACCGGATATGACCGGCGACACTGAAAATGGCAGGTCGATCAGGGTGATCAGGAAGGCCTTGCCGTGAAATTCGAATTTCGCAATCGCCCAGGCGGCCGCAATGCCGAAGATCACGTTGGCAGGAACGGCGATTACCGCGACCAGCAGTGTCAACCGCATGGCCGAGAGGGCGTCGGGTTCGACAAGCGCTTCCAGCCAGGCGCTGGCGCCATTGCGGAATGCCTCGGAAAACACCGCCACCAGCGGGAGCACCAGAAACAGCAGCAGGAACAGCAGTGAGACGAGAATGAGCAGACATTGGACGACAGGCGTCTCGGTCGTCGCTCGATGAAAGGTAGGGGAGCGGCGGTCAGTCATTGCCATATTTTCTCCGGCTTGCAGCCTGAATGAGATTGATCAGCAGCAACATGGCAAAGGAAATCGCCAGCATCACCGCGCCAACGGCGGTTGCGCCCGCATAGTTGAACTCCTCCAGCCGGATGACGATGAGAAGGGGTGCGATTTCAGACACATAAGGTACATTGCCGGCAACGAAGATCACCGATCCATATTCCCCGACCCCACGCGCCAGGGCAAGGGCAAAGCCGGTTAGAATAGCCGGTGCAAGGCCCGGCAGAAGCACTTTGAAAATCGTTGCGAAGCGGCTGGCGCCCAGCGTTGCTGCGGCCTCCTCCACGTCGCGGTCGATTTCTTCCATGACCGGCTGCACGGTGCGCACCACGAAGGGCAGGCCGATAAACACCATGGCAACGACGATACCAGCCTGGGTATAGGCGACTTTAAGTCCAAGCGGCGCAAGAAGCGAGCCGATCCAGCCGTTTGGCGCGTAGAGCGAGGCAAGGGCGATACCGGCAACGGCGGTTGGCAGCGCAAAGGGCAGATCGACCATCGCGTCGATGATCCGCCGCCCCCAGAAATTGTAGCGCACCAGCACCCAG is a genomic window containing:
- a CDS encoding ABC transporter substrate-binding protein; its protein translation is MNATQIFKHLAVVLAMGTAIVAPQVAVAKTSTVMNVTQVFGTIDPAKITDYTQYLAAVNLYDGLTTVDSTGKIIPELAESWDVSSDNLTYTFHLRKDASFQDGSPVEAKDVVYTVQRLLAINKGPAYLFASLINPDNVKAVDAHTVSITLNKVYAPFLTTTPLLLVINEDAVKAASKQPWGEDVVGEKSMGAGAYVLSSWQRGSEMVISRYEKYYAGWPTNPIDEVRFVQTNDEATVKALATSGLLGISSTTQANETYDALAKTDGYVVQTTPTATGFYLKLNTKAAPTDDVHVRRALQYATDYKTIQTQIMTGDTLAGPMAPVFKEAYLDNLKAPEFDLEKAKAELAQSKYAGKPIKLTMTYVAGLSFEEDIALLMQSNLQQIGVDVDIKPEPWNRITELAAKPETTPSATQVFYGPTYPSPDSVFYVQYHSKSAGTWASMEWLQDAEVDKLIDDARSTTDSAKQNALYKQIQQVISDKAPDVNLLTKVQRVAFSKCISGYKFVPMQSWDYNFHNLTWTCPAK
- a CDS encoding response regulator yields the protein MKFPFDLASEAQILIIDDEPANIALLERLLRRERFDRIASTTDPREATALFTKHKADIILLDLLMPHLDGFALLDRFTRLIGPDDFVPILVLTADVTTETRRRALSLGAKDFLVKPIDTVETVLRIVNLLETRFLFKALKTATPPDGAD
- a CDS encoding hybrid sensor histidine kinase/response regulator — its product is MEPLVDKKLKGLASLMQGSVSNNQIPEALRQTLIANKAFLDELRLQIAEMRLREDALLAQRTAKADEIRALSQRITLSGAIAGVIGCIGAIVLMSKGIVRRVDRLKLAASRLAQGQSLRLSEHATDEIGELSSALEEASRLLTAREEALRESEERFRLLVDGVHDYGIFGLDTDGNVVSWNAGAERIKGYRADDIIGQHFSRFYPLEHRETLPLQEMAQAAAFGRVEDEGWRLRKDGRRFWANVVMTALRDKQGQLRGFSKITRDVTDRKRTEEALLTARRDAERASQAKSEFLSRMSHELRTPLNSVLGFAQILDMDIEDREMRESLAQILRAGRHLLSLIDEVLDIARIEAGRMELLIEPVGLDDIVTEAIALAAPLAEPKQLTISVEMEAAGQAIVAVDRRRFLQVLLNLLSNAVKFNRDGGDIRLSAHCLAENIIAVDITDTGCGIADVDRDRLFKPFERLGTDRNATTGTGLGLALSLNLMRAMDGDLFLTESGATGSVFSIHIPVSQAPDAFTESVKTDEKRAAPSGSTGKATVLCIEDNLVNLNLIENLVRRRLKTRIIPAMLGGLGLTLAFEHHPDLILLDVDLPDMNGLSVLAALRADPRTQTTPVVVISADATEKTRMLAMEKGATQYLTKPLDVRRLMKTLDEALT
- a CDS encoding CHASE3 domain-containing protein produces the protein MMTDIPAKTMVSAHSRFRFLNQPLAVKGLIVIALPLACLLIALGSVFLADRESRKAENYVRVTFAIQQNILELHALLAEGASGVRGYLLTRDETFLAPYNKAVTELPAVFAAIGH
- a CDS encoding response regulator, whose translation is MTKARILIADDHDLARSGIISVLSGAPDLEVVAEARDGLEAIALAAQFLPDIALLDIRMTPMDGLAAATEIRRVSPSTRIMMLTMHDSLDYLEAAVKAGASGYALKDVRRDTLLRMIRAVLDGQEFFDTGLVRRMLTRVSRTSPAEDAISQLTTREREILQEVARGATNKEIARRLSIAPGTVKVHVERIIAKLRVGDRTQAAVLAAQAGLVAGEA
- a CDS encoding sensor histidine kinase, with translation MMTATDPEHLASPIQELRKLYREAEARASRLRLIVETRASLDHYPLSRAITDITGLISSFCGGATIHLRPPTEQHQTIADNAMASKDGRTVITFEDRSIARMGEEDKTSLQIVADLLAAAVFADDREQEREALLLTLAEREKQLAQLVAAILSTQERERSHIAYDLHDGVAQTLVSLLHHLQALEADPGLTTALARKVDQCSEIARMAIQDIRHAIADLRPAELDDLGLPAAISAKLDTVDEIACRLDNRLPDGRLPQAIEIVLYRVAQEAITNARKHAGCQNLHVQLRIDAGHVVLEASDDGCGFPLSAGQGETKPVRGFGIGLSAMQERLSLVNGTLDIISAPNQGTRLIARVPLTEKDQSR
- a CDS encoding SgcJ/EcaC family oxidoreductase; amino-acid sequence: MQKILLALGVTAGLSVSSFTAPAMAQECAPMTEGQVEKLFDRWNASLATLDPEKVVENYEGNAVLLATLSNQPRLTQDERRAYFVDFLKKKPQGVVNNRTIKLGCNTAIDTGVYTFTLGDGTKVPARYTFTYDYDGGKWLISSHHSSAMPERTS
- the fucP gene encoding L-fucose:H+ symporter permease, encoding MAGIQTGASQTARAGASRSYTGPLIALTSLFFLWGFITCLNDILIPHLKNVFQLNYTQTMLIQLCFFGTYFIVSLPAGALVKRISYKWGIVTGLLVAAIGCALFIPAASMRVYGLFLGALFVLAAGVTILQVAANPYVTVLGAPETASSRLTLTQAFNSLGTTVAPIFGAFLILSSATAAVENATPEQMDALRMAEAAAVKFPYLMLAAAFLVLAAIFAALKLPAVEAEEDAKSSDISGSAWGYRHLVLGAVGIFLYVGAEVSIGSFLVNFMAEPSIAGLPEQTAAHYVSYFWGGAMIGRFIGSAVMRYMDDGKVLAFNAVAAGILLLVTVLTTGHVAMWCVLSIGFFNSIMFPTIFSLALKGLGRHTSQGSGILCLAIVGGALLPLVQGGLADTVGIHLAFLMPIFCYVYIAYYGALGSRTAA
- a CDS encoding sulfate/molybdate ABC transporter ATP-binding protein, whose product is MELNIRNIRKDFNATAALHELSLDIRSGELIALVGPSGSGKTTLLRLIAGLERPSAGQIFFGDDDASRKTVQERQVGFVFQHYALFKHMTVLENVGFGLTVRPKSSRPPKAEIRKRALELLDFVQLSGLEKRYPAQLSGGQRQRVALARAMAIEPKVLLLDEPFGALDAQVRKDLRRWLREIHDRTGHTTVFVTHDQEEALELADRVVVMSQGRIEQVGTADDVYDNPAAPFVHRFIGESSALPVRIESGQIWLDDRPTGLKSEGNGNATLFFRPQEVEIVDGCGGCFAGTVISSRRLSGTRRLELELGGARHLAEIDVPVDHPAATRTGISFRPKRWKVYPASA
- the cysW gene encoding sulfate ABC transporter permease subunit CysW codes for the protein MAMTDRRSPTFHRATTETPVVQCLLILVSLLFLLLFLVLPLVAVFSEAFRNGASAWLEALVEPDALSAMRLTLLVAVIAVPANVIFGIAAAWAIAKFEFHGKAFLITLIDLPFSVSPVISGLVYVLLFGSNSLLGPWLRTHGVEILFAVPGIVLATIFVTFPFVARELIPVMQEQGTGDEEAAISLGASGWQTFWRVTLPNIRWGLLYGVLLCNARAMGEFGAVSVVSGHIRGVTNTMPLHIEILYNEYNFAAAFAVASLLAGLALVTLVLKTTIELRYADQLSAARGH
- the cysT gene encoding sulfate ABC transporter permease subunit CysT gives rise to the protein MAHSPVQGRWQFRQPSVLPGFGLTFGFTVFYLALIVLIPLSGLVWRSAELGWADFWHIASDRRTLGALKVSFGSAILAALLNVVFGVLVAWVLVRYNFWGRRIIDAMVDLPFALPTAVAGIALASLYAPNGWIGSLLAPLGLKVAYTQAGIVVAMVFIGLPFVVRTVQPVMEEIDRDVEEAAATLGASRFATIFKVLLPGLAPAILTGFALALARGVGEYGSVIFVAGNVPYVSEIAPLLIVIRLEEFNYAGATAVGAVMLAISFAMLLLINLIQAASRRKYGND